Proteins from a single region of Lysinibacillus sp. JNUCC-52:
- a CDS encoding YhgE/Pip domain-containing protein, whose product MFKNKMVWFAPIIAIVVIFVFSLTLFPSVQAKPKNLPIAIVNEDQGVEIPNQPKVNLGKNIVDMIQTTAGSTKGEEPAVKWVIVKNNKEVQKGLDEQKYYAALVFPKDFSVKQASLQTANPTLPEVQIYINQGMNMAASTIAGQVVNGVVDNINNNVRSQLFAAIASQGGTLTVEQASNLITPISKTITNVNATGEHSANGNSPVSMFQPLWMAIMASAAIVFIAINKIEINSRKEKLTIMGGQIIMGALVALIVGFGLTLLVESMIGIDIPAYMDTALFLTITSFSFFLLITAVISWFGIQGIAIFALMLFFGGPLLALAPEMMSSFFHDWIYPWLPMRFMVEGLRELFFFDKGFSWNTSVSALTWIGIVSFIVIFASVIKIQPVRLEQGVQE is encoded by the coding sequence ATGTTTAAAAATAAAATGGTTTGGTTTGCGCCCATAATTGCAATTGTCGTTATTTTTGTTTTTTCACTCACTTTATTTCCGTCAGTGCAAGCAAAACCAAAAAATTTACCAATAGCGATTGTTAATGAGGATCAAGGAGTGGAAATCCCTAATCAACCGAAAGTAAATTTAGGTAAAAACATCGTAGACATGATCCAAACTACAGCGGGGTCGACAAAAGGTGAAGAACCTGCAGTAAAGTGGGTAATTGTAAAGAATAATAAAGAAGTACAAAAGGGATTAGATGAACAAAAATACTATGCCGCTCTAGTATTTCCGAAAGATTTTAGTGTAAAACAGGCATCATTACAAACTGCGAATCCAACTTTACCCGAAGTTCAAATCTATATTAATCAAGGTATGAATATGGCGGCTTCCACAATAGCAGGGCAAGTTGTCAACGGGGTAGTTGATAATATTAACAATAACGTACGCTCACAGCTTTTTGCAGCAATAGCATCGCAAGGAGGAACTTTAACGGTAGAGCAAGCTTCCAATTTAATCACACCCATTTCAAAAACCATTACAAATGTAAATGCAACAGGAGAACATAGTGCAAACGGTAATTCCCCTGTTTCTATGTTTCAGCCATTATGGATGGCTATTATGGCAAGTGCAGCAATCGTCTTTATTGCAATAAATAAAATAGAAATAAATTCACGAAAAGAGAAGCTTACTATAATGGGTGGTCAAATTATTATGGGGGCGCTTGTAGCTTTAATTGTAGGTTTCGGCCTTACATTGTTAGTTGAGAGTATGATAGGAATTGACATTCCAGCATATATGGACACTGCCTTATTTTTAACCATTACTTCCTTTAGTTTCTTCTTATTAATAACGGCAGTTATTTCATGGTTCGGCATTCAAGGTATAGCTATTTTTGCACTCATGTTATTCTTTGGGGGACCACTGCTTGCGTTAGCCCCTGAAATGATGTCATCCTTTTTTCATGACTGGATTTATCCATGGTTACCAATGCGATTTATGGTCGAAGGTTTACGAGAACTTTTCTTCTTTGACAAAGGATTTTCTTGGAACACATCCGTATCAGCCCTTACATGGATTGGTATAGTTAGTTTTATCGTTATTTTCGCTTCCGTTATAAAAATACAACCAGTACGTCTAGAACAAGGCGTACAAGAGTAA
- a CDS encoding acetate--CoA ligase family protein codes for MNKELKAYESLEPLFNPKSVAVLGASTNPYKIGYIQLKALIDGGFAGNIYPINPKASEIEGLTCYPSITAVPEEVDLAIFCVGAEQIVDNLQACAKKNIKAAIIFASGFSETGEEGVLLQQELANIAKENGIRIIGPNCVGLVNTTNGMIGTFSPAILAVPLHEEKAVGYVSQSGAFGVLTYMAAAQNGLSFNYFASVGNEMETEFSDVVEYMIHDPKTKVITGYLEGAKDTKKLRRLAKEALQLNKPIALMKTGKSSAGSRAAASHTGSLAGSDLVYDAFFRQSGIVRVDDYEDIITFSKLFLSNRLPQGKNTVLITSSGGRGINEADRCEGLGLNIIALSEKTKAEIKKHVPSFASAINPIDLTAAASVTNPELYIAPLRALVADPEVHNIILTEFPLYWEADNPYLQEFIDICKNSDKFVFITTFPLEGMSVPKGKAELEKNGIPVIPGNLNPIKGLAKLVEYSESYRKHQQATIQEEELPKKRINMSHVTGSTLSEAQATDILDLYGIPTTKRIVAKTAEEAVQFANSIGYPVVLKVDSADIPHKTEADAIRLNVQSANEVMKAFTDIYHNARNYKADANINGISVQEMLPEGTEVIIGATKDPNFGPVVMFGLGGIFVEVFKDISFRVAPLTRTDAVEMIEEVKGKALLTGARGKAHSDIEAIIDVLLKVSKLVTENEEIIEELDINPLIVYEDGVKAADAMIVVQKDVLEKSAVRG; via the coding sequence ATGAATAAAGAATTGAAAGCTTACGAATCATTAGAACCATTATTTAATCCGAAGTCTGTGGCAGTACTTGGTGCTTCTACAAATCCGTATAAAATCGGATACATTCAATTGAAAGCGCTTATAGACGGCGGTTTTGCTGGAAATATTTATCCTATTAATCCGAAAGCTAGTGAAATAGAAGGCCTTACTTGTTATCCTTCCATCACAGCTGTCCCAGAGGAAGTAGATTTAGCAATATTTTGTGTAGGTGCAGAACAAATTGTGGACAATTTACAGGCATGTGCGAAGAAGAATATAAAAGCAGCCATTATATTTGCATCTGGATTTTCTGAAACTGGGGAAGAGGGCGTACTGTTACAGCAAGAGTTAGCTAACATTGCAAAGGAAAACGGTATCCGAATTATAGGACCAAACTGTGTTGGGTTAGTTAATACAACGAATGGTATGATTGGGACATTTTCACCAGCTATTTTAGCCGTGCCATTACATGAAGAAAAGGCTGTTGGCTATGTTTCACAAAGTGGTGCATTTGGTGTATTAACATATATGGCGGCAGCACAAAATGGTTTAAGCTTTAATTATTTTGCAAGTGTCGGCAACGAAATGGAAACCGAATTTTCAGATGTAGTAGAGTACATGATTCATGATCCAAAAACAAAAGTCATTACAGGCTATTTAGAAGGGGCTAAAGATACTAAAAAGCTACGACGTTTAGCAAAAGAAGCCCTCCAACTTAACAAGCCCATTGCGTTGATGAAAACTGGAAAGAGTTCAGCAGGTAGTAGAGCGGCGGCTTCACATACAGGCTCGCTTGCTGGATCAGATTTAGTTTACGATGCGTTTTTCAGGCAGAGTGGTATCGTTCGAGTTGATGATTATGAAGATATTATTACGTTTTCAAAGCTATTTTTATCTAATAGACTACCACAAGGGAAAAATACGGTATTAATTACAAGCTCAGGTGGACGAGGTATTAATGAAGCAGATCGGTGCGAAGGACTAGGATTAAATATTATTGCGCTAAGCGAAAAGACAAAGGCAGAAATTAAAAAGCATGTTCCTTCTTTCGCAAGTGCAATCAATCCAATTGACTTAACTGCAGCCGCTTCAGTAACGAATCCCGAATTATATATTGCACCACTTCGAGCGCTTGTAGCTGATCCAGAAGTTCATAATATTATCCTTACAGAATTTCCTTTGTACTGGGAGGCAGATAATCCATATTTACAAGAGTTTATTGACATATGCAAAAACTCAGATAAATTTGTCTTCATTACGACATTCCCATTAGAAGGCATGTCTGTACCTAAAGGAAAAGCTGAACTTGAGAAAAATGGCATTCCTGTCATTCCAGGTAATTTAAATCCAATCAAAGGCTTAGCAAAGCTTGTAGAATATAGCGAGAGTTATAGAAAACATCAACAAGCAACAATCCAAGAAGAGGAATTACCTAAGAAACGAATAAACATGTCACATGTAACAGGCTCGACATTAAGTGAAGCTCAAGCAACAGACATTTTAGATTTGTACGGGATTCCAACAACAAAACGAATTGTCGCTAAGACGGCCGAGGAAGCTGTTCAATTTGCGAATTCGATTGGTTACCCAGTCGTGTTAAAAGTTGATTCTGCGGATATTCCACATAAAACCGAGGCAGATGCGATTCGACTAAATGTACAATCAGCAAACGAAGTTATGAAAGCGTTTACTGATATTTATCACAATGCAAGAAACTATAAAGCAGATGCTAACATCAACGGTATTTCTGTTCAAGAGATGCTTCCTGAAGGGACAGAGGTAATTATCGGCGCAACAAAGGATCCGAATTTCGGACCAGTCGTCATGTTTGGCTTAGGTGGCATTTTCGTTGAAGTATTTAAAGATATTTCATTTAGAGTGGCGCCACTAACAAGAACCGATGCTGTTGAAATGATTGAAGAAGTAAAAGGAAAAGCGCTTCTGACAGGTGCTCGTGGAAAAGCCCATAGCGATATTGAAGCCATCATTGATGTGTTACTGAAGGTTTCGAAGCTTGTCACTGAAAATGAAGAGATTATCGAAGAATTAGATATTAATCCTTTAATCGTCTATGAAGATGGCGTAAAAGCAGCAGATGCAATGATCGTCGTGCAAAAAGATGTATTAGAGAAATCAGCAGTTAGGGGGTAA
- a CDS encoding thiolase C-terminal domain-containing protein yields MATIKDRYAIVGVGESERSKNSGTTPLHLALDAARAALQDAGLEAREIDGFMSYSENDSCTSHQLATYLGARPKYVKDIMGGGSSTEMLIADAIGLIETGQVNTVLIYRAMNGRSGVRMGGGGWDVNMLQGAMDGGSFFIPYGAGGPGQWFGLFATRHMQQTGITQEHLGHVCVSFYEHAQRNPKAFFYGKPLSMEEYLKTPHLSYPFTKHDFCLESDEANAIIVTSAEKAKDCKSKPVYIMGIEARRTVSHAHYWTNLDEVASDFVAPSLYKKAGVTPQDIQVASIYDCFSWVVLRQLEAYGFAARGEVGDFVANGNLKMGGKLPTNTAGGMLSEGYTHGMNNVLEIVRQIRHEYKGTDRQVENCEIGICTGWSGPDIAGAMILRN; encoded by the coding sequence ATGGCTACTATTAAAGATCGCTATGCCATAGTAGGCGTAGGAGAAAGTGAACGTTCGAAAAATTCAGGTACAACACCTTTACATTTAGCATTAGATGCTGCTCGTGCTGCATTACAAGATGCAGGTTTAGAAGCGAGAGAAATTGATGGCTTTATGAGCTACTCTGAAAATGACTCTTGTACATCTCATCAATTAGCAACCTATTTAGGTGCACGACCTAAATATGTAAAAGATATTATGGGAGGCGGAAGCAGTACTGAAATGTTAATTGCGGATGCCATCGGATTAATTGAAACAGGTCAAGTGAATACCGTGTTAATTTATCGTGCCATGAATGGTCGCTCTGGCGTTCGTATGGGCGGTGGTGGCTGGGATGTCAATATGCTTCAAGGGGCAATGGATGGCGGTAGTTTTTTCATTCCTTACGGGGCTGGTGGACCAGGTCAATGGTTCGGCTTATTCGCAACGCGTCATATGCAACAAACGGGTATTACACAAGAACATTTAGGGCACGTCTGTGTTAGCTTTTATGAGCATGCGCAACGGAATCCGAAAGCCTTCTTCTATGGTAAACCGTTATCGATGGAAGAGTATTTAAAAACACCACATTTAAGCTATCCATTCACAAAACATGATTTTTGTTTGGAGTCGGACGAGGCAAATGCCATTATCGTCACATCTGCTGAGAAAGCAAAAGATTGTAAGTCAAAACCTGTTTATATTATGGGTATTGAAGCGCGACGTACCGTATCACATGCGCATTACTGGACGAATTTGGATGAAGTAGCATCGGACTTTGTTGCACCTTCTCTTTATAAAAAGGCAGGGGTTACACCACAAGATATTCAAGTAGCTTCTATATACGATTGCTTTAGTTGGGTTGTATTGCGCCAATTAGAGGCATATGGCTTTGCAGCACGTGGCGAAGTCGGTGATTTTGTTGCAAATGGCAATCTGAAAATGGGCGGTAAGCTTCCGACGAATACAGCAGGGGGCATGCTTTCTGAAGGTTATACACATGGCATGAACAATGTCCTTGAAATTGTGCGTCAAATTCGTCACGAATATAAAGGAACAGATCGTCAAGTTGAAAATTGCGAAATTGGCATTTGTACTGGCTGGTCAGGCCCAGATATTGCGGGTGCAATGATTTTAAGAAACTAG
- a CDS encoding MaoC/PaaZ C-terminal domain-containing protein, with protein MLEFKSLQEGQKLEPLVKPAVTKVQLVKYAGASGDFNPLHTDDAFAQSIGMPGVIAHGMLVMGFLGQYMMDLAGTSAAPTNFKMRFGAMTKPGDEITCSAIVKKVYKNEAKQFVDLELYAEKAPGKVVGFGEATLQMI; from the coding sequence ATGCTTGAATTTAAAAGTTTACAAGAAGGACAAAAGCTTGAACCACTTGTGAAGCCTGCTGTGACAAAGGTACAGCTTGTGAAATATGCTGGTGCATCAGGGGATTTCAATCCTTTACATACAGATGATGCATTTGCTCAAAGTATCGGAATGCCAGGGGTTATTGCACATGGCATGCTTGTTATGGGCTTTCTTGGTCAATATATGATGGACCTAGCAGGTACTTCTGCTGCGCCGACTAATTTTAAAATGCGCTTTGGGGCGATGACAAAACCAGGCGATGAAATTACTTGTTCTGCTATCGTCAAAAAAGTATATAAAAACGAAGCTAAACAATTCGTCGATTTGGAACTATATGCAGAAAAAGCGCCAGGAAAAGTTGTTGGATTTGGAGAAGCAACATTACAAATGATTTAA
- a CDS encoding helix-turn-helix domain-containing protein, translating to MINKNDYENVAFNQLEMLRNEINRTKMNRNLFNKIDNYYVLCIYEQQKIASNDHATKASTLTKNVITNSFVIWDHTYKESEQLFMNLRISSRNRVITEIAKNIVSFLLQQYEDQLNESQKRKSTHRNALQVEKYIHRMENMIKANTFLGEDTAWEEFCSWFQVYLTEWVLEELESLIGYDMMNQMSNEDLNEVFYQQMTKNLSSNDMFISKYTNIVNNYMTEWFHNIIESMKLAILTTEEIESMLQITTPKNHDTLPLSKSIALSLGVEQHLHVMNNAPYQYVREALYKNNFQRIENTPWPTTPLYKGNLEGIIQIRPFQPSEHSFATQLLIEKAQNQAQSLTDLDVDMFDALCSIFLSKARYTEDIIEIHFTDLLMIRGLKPKLGGEGRRGGYEQQQKDKVLQSLTKIQSLWLELNKATVYEKGKAVQTQLQGRTFLFVDHNRNEYDIAQLDKHKTFTFTVDKVFTKYLYGSGRQIALLPIQTLHYNPYSQKWEKRLARYFSWRWRTQARKGDFLQPNKIRTLLEAIGENVNERTPSRTRDRLEKALDQLLEDGVLSAWHYHKWDETIANNKGWVRLWLDSTILVEPPEIIKDQYRSIEKTKSPSHYSINFQDSAQHKAKGVTIGNQLRAIRKQFNLSLLQVSEELEISPSYISNIERGVKTPSVKIQNNISRWMQKFM from the coding sequence ATGATAAATAAAAATGATTACGAGAATGTTGCCTTTAACCAATTGGAAATGCTTCGAAATGAAATAAATAGAACGAAAATGAATAGAAATTTATTCAATAAAATTGATAACTATTATGTACTTTGTATTTATGAACAACAGAAAATCGCAAGCAATGATCATGCGACCAAAGCTAGTACGTTGACTAAAAATGTCATCACTAATTCTTTTGTCATCTGGGATCATACCTATAAAGAGAGTGAGCAATTATTCATGAATTTACGTATTTCTTCTAGAAATCGCGTAATTACTGAAATTGCAAAAAACATCGTTTCATTTTTACTGCAACAATACGAGGACCAATTAAACGAATCACAGAAGCGAAAATCAACGCATCGTAATGCACTTCAAGTTGAAAAATATATCCATCGCATGGAGAATATGATCAAAGCTAACACTTTCCTTGGTGAAGATACAGCTTGGGAAGAGTTTTGCTCATGGTTCCAAGTATATTTAACAGAATGGGTACTTGAAGAACTAGAAAGTTTGATTGGCTATGACATGATGAACCAGATGAGCAATGAGGATTTAAATGAAGTATTTTATCAGCAAATGACGAAAAATCTATCATCAAATGATATGTTTATTTCAAAATATACAAACATCGTTAACAACTATATGACAGAGTGGTTTCATAACATTATTGAATCAATGAAGCTAGCAATTTTAACAACAGAAGAAATTGAATCTATGTTACAAATAACTACACCTAAAAATCATGATACTCTGCCTCTTAGTAAAAGTATTGCTCTCTCATTAGGGGTAGAACAACATTTACACGTCATGAATAATGCCCCTTATCAATATGTAAGGGAAGCACTTTATAAAAATAATTTTCAACGTATAGAAAATACTCCTTGGCCTACTACACCTTTATATAAAGGCAATCTAGAAGGAATTATTCAAATACGTCCATTTCAACCTAGCGAGCATTCCTTCGCCACACAATTATTGATTGAGAAAGCACAAAATCAAGCGCAAAGCTTAACAGATTTAGACGTAGATATGTTTGATGCATTATGTAGTATCTTTTTATCGAAGGCTCGTTATACTGAAGATATTATTGAAATACACTTTACTGATCTATTAATGATTCGTGGGTTAAAGCCGAAATTAGGAGGCGAAGGGAGAAGGGGTGGATATGAGCAACAACAAAAGGACAAGGTTTTGCAATCGCTTACAAAAATTCAAAGCTTATGGCTCGAATTAAATAAAGCAACGGTCTATGAAAAAGGAAAAGCTGTACAAACGCAGCTTCAAGGACGAACATTTCTTTTTGTCGATCATAATCGAAATGAGTATGATATTGCTCAATTAGATAAACATAAAACATTTACATTTACAGTTGATAAAGTTTTTACAAAGTATTTATATGGATCAGGACGGCAAATTGCCCTTTTACCTATTCAAACATTACATTATAATCCATACAGTCAAAAGTGGGAAAAAAGATTAGCAAGATATTTTAGTTGGCGATGGCGAACACAAGCAAGAAAGGGCGATTTCTTGCAACCAAATAAAATACGAACTTTATTAGAGGCAATTGGGGAAAATGTAAATGAACGCACACCATCTCGTACGAGAGACCGTTTAGAAAAAGCATTGGATCAATTGCTTGAAGACGGCGTTCTGTCTGCTTGGCATTATCATAAATGGGATGAAACGATTGCTAATAATAAGGGCTGGGTTCGACTATGGTTAGATTCAACCATTCTTGTGGAACCACCTGAAATTATCAAAGATCAGTACCGTTCTATTGAAAAAACAAAAAGTCCATCCCATTATTCAATTAATTTCCAAGACAGTGCTCAACATAAAGCAAAAGGAGTCACAATTGGCAATCAATTACGAGCGATACGTAAGCAATTTAATTTATCTCTTTTACAAGTTTCAGAGGAACTTGAAATTTCACCTTCCTATATAAGTAATATAGAAAGAGGGGTTAAAACTCCTTCGGTCAAAATTCAAAATAATATAAGTCGCTGGATGCAAAAATTTATGTAA
- a CDS encoding MaoC family dehydratase N-terminal domain-containing protein, whose product MDLDQSLIGLTGPQYVFEVEKRHIRQFAEAIGDSNPLYVDEEYAKSTIYGGIIAPPSFPVAIGADSGQGVELPLDYSRMLHGEQEFIYHRPIRAGDRLSCQMKVTDVYEKEGKNGPMQFLVMDTEMKDQEGELVVISRTNIIYRAVASSKV is encoded by the coding sequence ATGGATTTAGATCAAAGCTTAATAGGTTTAACAGGACCACAATATGTTTTTGAAGTCGAAAAAAGGCACATTCGTCAATTTGCCGAAGCAATCGGGGATTCTAATCCATTATATGTAGATGAAGAGTATGCAAAATCAACGATTTATGGGGGCATAATTGCACCTCCAAGCTTTCCAGTAGCGATAGGGGCTGATAGTGGGCAAGGGGTAGAGCTACCTTTGGATTATAGCCGTATGCTGCATGGCGAGCAAGAGTTCATTTATCATCGACCGATTCGCGCAGGAGATCGTTTGTCCTGTCAGATGAAAGTGACAGATGTATATGAAAAAGAAGGAAAAAATGGGCCAATGCAGTTTTTAGTAATGGATACAGAAATGAAGGATCAAGAAGGCGAGCTAGTGGTGATTAGTCGTACTAACATCATTTATCGAGCTGTAGCGAGTAGTAAAGTGTAA
- a CDS encoding acyl-CoA dehydrogenase family protein: protein MDFSLNQEQEMFRNYVRKYLDDVGQTKVAREFTEGNTSSFQALYAGLAELGCASVNVSEENGGMGLGQLDLVPILEETGRALLPGLYLETNALAVPLLEKFGTEEQKAKYLSAIASGDHTFTVAWLEPNGNYKPSNVKLHGTLQDDVLTLNGVKSLVPDVELASSLLVLVRTSEGLGAEGISLVIVDCDDVSLHVEPQKNMDETRLLAEVTFNDVQVSSQQILGTIDHGWDVLQEGLLSFNAALCSSIVGSMEKIVETAVEYANIREQFNQPIGRFQAIKHRLVDMKMDLETARSLAYYANWAIESNADDKVEAVSSARLFATEAFIKVASQSIQIHGGIGFTEELDCHLYVKRARFYENYLGSTQQYYEQAAVALGW, encoded by the coding sequence ATGGATTTTTCTTTAAATCAAGAACAAGAAATGTTTAGAAACTATGTACGCAAATATTTAGATGATGTCGGACAAACGAAAGTAGCCCGCGAGTTTACAGAAGGAAATACAAGCTCTTTCCAAGCGCTGTATGCTGGTTTAGCTGAACTTGGCTGTGCAAGTGTGAATGTGTCAGAGGAAAATGGTGGGATGGGACTAGGTCAGTTAGATTTAGTACCGATTTTAGAAGAGACTGGTCGTGCATTGCTACCAGGCTTATATTTAGAAACAAATGCATTAGCGGTACCACTTCTTGAGAAATTTGGTACGGAAGAACAAAAAGCAAAATATTTATCTGCTATCGCTAGTGGTGACCATACGTTTACTGTTGCGTGGTTGGAGCCTAACGGAAACTACAAGCCTTCAAATGTGAAACTACATGGTACATTGCAAGATGACGTTCTGACGTTGAATGGTGTGAAATCATTAGTACCAGACGTAGAGCTTGCTAGTAGCCTACTCGTACTAGTGCGTACTTCTGAAGGGCTAGGTGCGGAAGGAATATCATTAGTCATCGTGGATTGTGATGATGTATCACTACATGTGGAGCCTCAAAAAAATATGGATGAAACACGCTTGCTTGCCGAAGTGACTTTTAACGATGTTCAAGTTTCCAGTCAGCAAATTCTTGGCACTATCGATCATGGTTGGGATGTTTTACAAGAGGGTTTATTATCATTTAATGCAGCCCTTTGCTCATCGATTGTTGGAAGTATGGAAAAAATCGTTGAAACTGCCGTCGAATATGCAAATATTCGTGAACAGTTTAATCAACCAATTGGAAGATTCCAAGCGATTAAACATCGATTAGTCGATATGAAAATGGATTTAGAAACAGCTCGTTCATTAGCTTATTATGCCAACTGGGCGATTGAAAGTAATGCAGATGATAAAGTAGAAGCGGTTTCAAGCGCTCGATTATTTGCTACCGAGGCATTTATTAAAGTGGCATCGCAAAGTATTCAAATTCATGGTGGTATTGGGTTTACAGAAGAACTTGATTGCCATTTATACGTGAAACGCGCTCGTTTCTATGAGAATTATTTAGGAAGTACACAGCAATATTATGAACAGGCAGCAGTTGCATTAGGTTGGTAA
- a CDS encoding acyl-CoA dehydrogenase family protein, with protein sequence MDFSFTKKEEQFRQELRTWLEANLPDGWLQGEVQLDKESKEYELFLRDWQKKLYEGGWAAIAWPKQYGGRNATLMEEIVYQQEMVRVKAPPLINYVGLHMVAPTLMQIGTEEQKEKYIEKIITGEEVWCQGYSEPNAGSDVAAIQTTAVKDGDRWIINGQKVWTSFGHVADRCFLITRTNRLEKKHKGITVFLLDMHQPGVETRPIVSMDGQKDFNEVYLNDAIAYDAEIIGQVDEGWKVIIALLMHERTGIGGQVFTLEQQFNDLVALAKELNDDDEPLIKNPFIRKTMVDLYTRSRGSLLNYYRNLTKQLKNGHPGAESSMDKLLVSELTKELFAQAISMQGHHGVLWKENALMDRSYWQDNYLYSFGQTIGGGTSEIQKNTIAERILGLPKDMGR encoded by the coding sequence ATGGATTTTTCATTTACGAAAAAGGAAGAGCAATTTCGTCAAGAGTTAAGAACTTGGCTAGAAGCGAACTTACCCGATGGATGGTTACAAGGCGAAGTGCAATTAGATAAGGAATCGAAGGAATATGAGTTATTTTTACGAGACTGGCAAAAGAAACTATATGAAGGTGGCTGGGCAGCGATTGCGTGGCCGAAACAATACGGTGGACGCAATGCAACGCTTATGGAGGAGATTGTCTATCAACAAGAAATGGTACGTGTGAAAGCACCACCGTTAATTAATTATGTAGGTCTTCATATGGTTGCACCGACTTTAATGCAAATCGGTACAGAAGAACAAAAGGAAAAATATATTGAAAAAATCATAACAGGTGAAGAAGTTTGGTGCCAAGGCTATTCAGAGCCGAATGCAGGTTCAGATGTAGCAGCTATCCAAACGACTGCTGTAAAAGATGGGGACCGTTGGATTATTAATGGGCAAAAAGTTTGGACGAGTTTCGGTCATGTAGCGGATCGTTGCTTTTTAATTACTAGAACGAATCGTTTAGAGAAAAAACATAAAGGCATTACGGTATTCCTTCTCGATATGCATCAGCCAGGGGTTGAAACTCGACCAATTGTCTCAATGGATGGTCAAAAAGATTTTAACGAAGTGTACTTAAATGATGCCATTGCGTATGATGCAGAAATTATTGGTCAAGTAGATGAAGGCTGGAAGGTGATTATTGCCCTTCTAATGCATGAACGAACTGGCATTGGTGGTCAAGTATTTACGTTAGAGCAACAATTTAATGATTTAGTTGCGCTAGCTAAAGAGTTAAATGATGACGATGAACCACTTATTAAAAATCCATTTATTCGTAAAACAATGGTGGATCTATATACGCGTTCACGTGGCTCACTATTAAACTATTATCGAAATTTAACAAAGCAATTGAAAAATGGCCATCCTGGTGCAGAAAGCTCGATGGATAAGCTACTCGTTAGTGAATTAACAAAAGAACTGTTTGCTCAAGCAATTTCGATGCAAGGTCATCATGGCGTACTATGGAAAGAAAACGCATTGATGGATCGGTCCTATTGGCAGGACAATTATTTGTACTCTTTTGGTCAGACAATTGGCGGAGGAACAAGCGAAATACAAAAGAATACCATTGCTGAAAGAATTTTAGGTTTACCAAAAGATATGGGTCGATAA
- a CDS encoding Zn-ribbon domain-containing OB-fold protein, with amino-acid sequence MSYQKPIPLKTQDNQPYWDAADRHELVLQKCETCNSYNHPPGPACSKCGATELSWESQGSDITGTIYSYVVSYRPFLPGFQDDLPTIIVVVQLDKLNEVKIIGNVLACPPEEIKIGMPVKMTWQDITEDRALPQWIQA; translated from the coding sequence ATGAGTTATCAAAAACCGATTCCACTTAAAACACAAGACAACCAACCATATTGGGATGCAGCTGATCGTCATGAGCTAGTCCTACAAAAATGTGAAACATGTAATTCTTATAATCACCCACCTGGTCCAGCTTGTTCAAAATGTGGAGCTACAGAACTTAGCTGGGAAAGTCAAGGTTCGGATATTACAGGAACTATCTATTCGTATGTTGTGTCATATCGCCCCTTCCTACCAGGCTTCCAAGATGATTTACCAACGATTATTGTAGTCGTGCAACTAGACAAATTGAACGAAGTAAAAATCATTGGCAATGTGCTTGCATGTCCACCAGAGGAAATTAAAATTGGCATGCCTGTAAAAATGACTTGGCAGGATATTACGGAAGATCGAGCTCTTCCACAATGGATACAAGCTTAA